The genomic stretch GCCGGGCACCGGCACCCCGGACCCGCGCCGGTCCGGCCCGCACAAAGATATATATCTCCCAAAAAACAATGCATATACCTCACAGGTCAGAAGCGAGGTGGGGTAGTCAGGATATCCCGGCGGGCTCATAACCCGTAGATCGATGGTTCAAATCCATCCCTCGCTATGAAAGACGATTCTGCGTTTTTGCACGTTTTTATGCGTTATCCATCTCCTGTACCTCAGGTTTTCCCCGGACGAAACGCATGCCTGCGGCCGCTCCGCCTGGAATAGGGGTTGTGAGCCGCGCAGAAGGGGTCCGGACTCGAACGAGTCCGGACGGAACAAAAAATCTCGTCGTGCCGGAGAAAGAGAACGGCGATCCGGAACGACCGCTTACGTCCGTCCCTTTCCGGCCCTGAACGTCGAGAGGTCGGACTGGTGGGTGCCGGCCCCGTAGTCCACGATGCAGTGGCAGTTCTTCTCGTTGTTGATCTCCACCGGATAGCATCCCGTCAGGCACCCGGTGCAGAGGTTCCGCTCGCCGCACCCGATCGCCTCCACCAGGTCTTCGAGCGGGATGTAGGTGAGCGACGTCGCGCCGATGCTCTTGCGCACCGCCTCGACCTCCTTGCCGCTCGCGATCAGCTCCGTGCGGGTGGGCATATCCACCCCGAGGTAGCAGGGGGCGATGATCGGCGGGGAACCGACCCGGAGATGGACCTCTTCGGCCCCCGCATCCCGGATCATGTTCACGATCCGGCGGGAGGTCGTCCCCCGGACGATGCTGTCGTCGATGAGCACCACCCGCTTATCCTTCAGGTTTCCCCGAACGGTGTTGAGCTTGATCCGGACCGCCCGCTCGCGCTGCTGCTGGGTCGGCATGATGAACGTCCTGCCCATGTAACGGTTCTTCATCAGCCCCTCGAGGAACGGGATCCCGGACTGCTTGGCGTAGCCCGCGGCGTACGCGATCCCGGAGTCGGGAACCGGGCAGACCGTGTCGCCCTCAATGGGGCATGTATCGTAGAGTTTCTGCCCGATCCGCCGCCGGACGTCGTAGACCAGCGTCCCGTCTATCACGGAGTCGGCGCGGGCGAAGTAGATGTACTCGAAGATGCAGTACGCCTTCCGGTTCGCGGTCGCGATCTGGATCGAGGTGAGCCCGGACTCGTCGATCCGGACGAGTTCGCCGGGACGCACGTCCCGGACGAACGTGCCGTCCAGTGCATCGATCGCAACGCTCTCCGACGCGACGATGTAGCCGTTGTCGAGTTTCCCGATACAGAGCGGTTTGATGCCGAGCGGGTCGCGGAAGGCGTATACGGTGTCGTTCAGGAGGGCCACGGTGGCGTAGGAGCCGCGCAGCCGCCGCATGCAGAGCAGAACGGCATCCTCCATGCTCTTCGAGGTCCGGAGCGCATCGGCGATGATGTTCCCCATGATCTCGGTATCGGTCGTGGTGCAGAAGATCTGTCCCCGGCGTTCGTATTCTTCGCGGAGTTCGGCCGTATTAACCAGGTTGCCGTTATGGGCGATCGAAAGATTGAGGCCCCGGTACCGGAAATTGAACGGCTGAACGTTCTCTGAGACCTTCGACCCGGTTGTCGGGTAGCGGACGTGTCCGATTCCGGCGTTCCCCGGCAGATCCTGCAGGGTCTGGCTGTTGAAGACTTCGGCCACGAGCCCCTGGGCTTTGTGCGTGTGCAGGGTCGTGCCTTCAAAAGTAGAGATCCCTGCGCTCTCCTGCCCCCGGTGCTGGAGAGCGTACAGGGCGTAGTACAGCGGAAACGAGACACCGCCAGCATCGACG from Methanoculleus chikugoensis encodes the following:
- the purF gene encoding amidophosphoribosyltransferase, with translation MCGIVGIVDAGGVSFPLYYALYALQHRGQESAGISTFEGTTLHTHKAQGLVAEVFNSQTLQDLPGNAGIGHVRYPTTGSKVSENVQPFNFRYRGLNLSIAHNGNLVNTAELREEYERRGQIFCTTTDTEIMGNIIADALRTSKSMEDAVLLCMRRLRGSYATVALLNDTVYAFRDPLGIKPLCIGKLDNGYIVASESVAIDALDGTFVRDVRPGELVRIDESGLTSIQIATANRKAYCIFEYIYFARADSVIDGTLVYDVRRRIGQKLYDTCPIEGDTVCPVPDSGIAYAAGYAKQSGIPFLEGLMKNRYMGRTFIMPTQQQRERAVRIKLNTVRGNLKDKRVVLIDDSIVRGTTSRRIVNMIRDAGAEEVHLRVGSPPIIAPCYLGVDMPTRTELIASGKEVEAVRKSIGATSLTYIPLEDLVEAIGCGERNLCTGCLTGCYPVEINNEKNCHCIVDYGAGTHQSDLSTFRAGKGRT